Proteins found in one Cardiocondyla obscurior isolate alpha-2009 linkage group LG03, Cobs3.1, whole genome shotgun sequence genomic segment:
- the Bor gene encoding ATPase family AAA domain-containing protein 3A homolog, with amino-acid sequence MSWLFGYRNSQPPQDFMQFVQPPPPTGDTGGGSGSGSGGGPPPRVGGSMEAYRFDSSALERAAAAAKELERSKHAKEALDLSKLQESTKQVEFQTELKKYEASIEQLKAEQKRVEGEERRKTIQEETKQHQMRAQYQDQLARKRYDDQLMQQQKMNDENLRRQEESVAKQEAMRKATIEHEMDLRHKNEMRKLEAELKAKAKIDRENQDLNLEQIRLKASEKRITVLESIKTAGSVLGSGAKAMLEDWDKILAAAGGLSLVAFGIYTAKGSTSVATRYIESRLGKPSLVRETSRFTFLDTIQHPIQAVKKLKTKQTDALSGVILAPKLEERLRDIAIATKNTKYNRGMYRNILMHGPPGTGKTMFAKKLAEHSNMDYAIVTGGDLAPLGRDGVTSIHKVFDWALTSRKGLLLFIDEADAFLRKRSSEHISEDLRAMLNAFLYRTGEQSNKFMLVLASNTPEQFDWAVNDRLDEMVEFRLPGREERERLVRLYFDKFVLQPAIEGNKRLKIAQFDYSSLCSKMADLTEGMSGRELAKLGVTWQAAAYASEDGVLTEKMVMDRCLEAIKQHKQKVQWQSEQEKQESKSIYATEDEAVVRSKTATIDSCAGNTIAPA; translated from the exons ATGTCGTGGTTATTTGGATATCGCAACTCGCAGCCGCCGCAGGATTTTATGCAATTTGTGCAGCCGCCACCACCGACGGGCGACACCGGGGGCGGCAGCGGtagcggcagcggcggcggtcCGCCACCGAGGGTTGGCGGTTCCATGGAGGCATACAGATTCGACTCGAGCGCGCTGGAACGGGCCGCCGCGGCTGCCAAGGAGCTCGAGCGATCTA aacATGCAAAAGAAGCCTTGGATTTATCTAAGTTGCAAGAAAGCACAAAGCAAGTAGAATTCCAGActgaattgaaaaaatatgagGCCAGTATTGAACAATTAAAAGCGGAGCAAAAACGAGTGGAGGGtgaggaaagaagaaaaaccaTTCAGGAAGAGACAAAGCAGCATCAAATGAGAGCACAGTATCAAGATCAATTAGCTAGAAAGCGTTATGATGATCAATTGATGCAGCAACAAAAGATGAATGATGAGAATCTAAGGCGACAAGAGGAATCTGTAGCTAAACAAGAAGCCATGAGAAAAGCTACGATAGAACACGAGATGGACCTGAGGCATAAAAatgaaatgagaaaattaGAAGCAGAATTGAAAGCCAAAGCAAAAATTGACAGAGAAAATCAGGATCTTAATCTGGAACAGATCAGATTAAAGGCCTCAGAAAAGAGGATTACAGTTTTAGAATCGATAAA aacAGCTGGCTCAGTATTGGGCTCCGGTGCCAAAGCTATGTTAGAAGATTGGGATAAAATTCTTGCGGCAGCGGGCGGTTTATCTCTCGTAGCTTTCGGTATATACACTGCCAAGGGCTCGACCAGTGTAGCGACACGCTATATCGAGTCTCGTTTAGGGAAACCGTCATTGGTGCGCGAGACGTCAAGATTTACGTTCCTCGATACTATTCAACATCCCATTCAAGCAgtcaagaaattaaaaactaagCAGACCGACGCACTATCCGGTGTGATTTTGGCCCCAAAGCTTGAGGAAAGACTGCGCGACATTGCGATTGCCACAAAAAATACCAAGTACAATCGCGGAATGTACAGGAACATTTTAATGCATGGTCCACCGGGTACTGGCAAAACCATGTTTGCAAAGAAGTTAGCAGAACACTCGAACATGGACTATGCAATTGTGACGGGCGGTGATTTGGCTCCGTTAGGCAGAGATGGTGTCACCTCCATTCATAAAGTGTTCGATTGGGCATTAACGTCTCGTAAAGGACTTTTGTTGTTCATTGACGAAGCAGATGCCTTCCTAAGAAAACGTTCGAGCGAGCACATTTCTGAAGATCTTCGGGCGATgctaaatgcatttttatatagaaCAGGCGAGCAAAGTAATAAATTCATGTTAGTACTTGCGTCAAATACGCCCGAACAGTTTGACTGGGCAGTGAACGACCGATTAGATGAGATGGTGGAATTTCGTCTCCCAGGTCGTGAAGAACGTGAGCGCTTAGTGCGTCTCTACTTTGACAAATTTGTACTCCAACCGGCAATTGAGGGTAATAAGAGATTGAAAATCGCCCAGTTTGATTATAGTTCGTTGTGTAGTAAAATGGCCGATCTAACGGAGGGAATGTCCGGCCGAGAGTTGGCGAAACTCGGAGTCACTTGGCAAGCAGCGGCTTATGCTTCGGAGGACGGCGTGTTAACGGAAAAAATGGTCATGGACAGGTGCCTTGAAGCCATCAAACAACACAAACAGAAG GTACAGTGGCAAAGCGAACAAGAGAAGCAGGAATCGAAATCGATATATGCCACAGAGGACGAAGCAGTCGTTCGTTCGAAAACTGCGACGATAGATTCATGTGCTGGAAACACGATAGCTCCAGCCTAG